Proteins from a genomic interval of Medicago truncatula cultivar Jemalong A17 chromosome 3, MtrunA17r5.0-ANR, whole genome shotgun sequence:
- the LOC112420305 gene encoding uncharacterized protein, which yields MLDSASIDRDPIFKGMYNTVHIDEKWFYLKEKSKKFYLVHDEEDPIFSCQSKNYIPKIMFLVAIARPRFDAQGKEIFSGKIGAFPLITREPARRSSVNRPVGTLETKPIQSITRNVIKKCVLEQVVPSMMELWPIEERGQPIFIQQDNAKTHIDSEDQDFRCVASQNGFDIRLVRQPPNSPDLNV from the coding sequence ATGCTTGATAGTGCTAGCATAGATCGTGATCCAATTTTCAAGGGGATGTATAACACCGTTCACATTGACGAGAAGTGgttttatttgaaagaaaagtcGAAGAAGTTTTACTTGGTCCATGATGAAGAAGATCCAATTTTCAGTTGTCAAAGCAAAAATTACATaccaaaaatcatgtttttagtGGCCATTGCTAGACCAAGATTTGATGCACAAGGAAAAGAAATATTCTCCGGGAAAATTGGTGCATTTCCCTTAATAACAAGAGAGCCAGCTAGAAGGTCTAGTGTAAATAGACCTGTTGGTACACTTGAGACAAAACCAATACAATCGATTACTAGAAATGTCATCAAGAaatgtgtgcttgagcaagttGTACCTTCCATGATGGAACTATGGCCAATTGAAGAAAGGGGTCAACCAATATTTATTCAACAAGACAATGCAAAAACACACATTGATTCTGAAGATCAAGATTTTCGTTGTGTAGCCTCACAAAATGGATTTGATATTCGTTTGGTGCGTCAACCACCAAACTCTCCTGATTTAAATGTTTAA
- the LOC112419910 gene encoding uncharacterized protein, with protein sequence MLFKVEITNGNLLHSWRNYGVKRTSDDADLIKMFIKRHDLKIFYDEDDAGDIDVTFTQTNTTHLENVQVQLLEAGDSTKTDVNKNEEQNTPCSKGSGKRSADLDDCDIVDYKDDGEMSINKPVKLKCVKIEKDA encoded by the exons atgctttttaaGGTTGAAATTACAAATGGCAACTTGCTTCACAGCTGGAGAAATTACGGTGTCAAACGAACATCCGATGACGCTGATCTTATCAAAATGTTCATTAAGCGTCATGACCTGAAG ATTTTTTATGATGAGGATGATGCCGGTGACATTGATGTTACTTTCACACAAACTAATACGACGCATTTGGAG AATGTACAGGTACAATTGCTTGAGGCTGGTGACTCAACCAAGACTGATGTCAACAAAAATGAAGAGCAGAATACACCATGTAGCAAGGGGTCTGGAAAGAGGTCTGCTGATTTGGATGATTGTGATATTGTCGACTACAAAGATGATGGTGAAATGTCTATTAACAAACCTGTGAAGCTGAAATGTGTGAAGATCGAAAAGGATGCTTGA
- the LOC112420306 gene encoding uncharacterized protein: MIESWRLKWYRDHQKEVRADLYKGLAEAVLRGETSPATAGKRVVLPSKFVGGARYMIQNYQDAMAICGWVGYPDLFITFTCNHKWPELLEFLKKHNLKPEDRPDLVSRLFKIKLDHLIKEIKKGKIFGKVKAVIYIIEFQKRGLPHAHILVFLRAEFRCLHPNQIDKIISAEIPDKNRDPKLYEIVASLMIHGPCGPQNKSSPCILIKKCTKYFPKKFVDNTVIDSDGYPVYRRRDNGVFIKKKGESFVDNRWVVPYNRKLMLKYNAHINVEWCNQSRSIKYLFKYVNKGHDRVTATFYQGGDACYDEIKMYYDCRYLSACEAVWRIFSFDINYREPSVERLNFHLEGEEPVVFEDHEDIADVIKKPHIRDTKFIAWFEANQKYPEARDLTYGEFPLKFTWKASQRKWTPRQRGLSIGRIHFVAPGCGEKFYLRTLLNYVKGPLCYDDIYTVGGVKYNSFKEACFALGLLDDDKEFVDAINQASFWGTASYMRRLFVQLLVTNQFAQPEVVWSKTWQNLSDDMLHRQRRASQVIFENHADLVLDDDQLKNYTLAEIDRLLRSHGKSMKEDYPTMPRTDISLIHESRNRLIYDELNYNQQLLEIEHKKLMSTMTAEQKNVYEKIISRVDDNLPGIFFLYGYGGTGKTFILRALSSAVRSRKEIVLTVASSGIAALLIPGGRTAHSRFGIPIIVDEISTCGIHPKSPLAKLVCKAKLIIWDEAPMMHKHCFEALDRSLRDILRVQNNGRTASLLVERLWYLVVTSDKSFPSYLKLIDKRL; encoded by the exons ATGATTGAGTCGTGGCGTTTGAAGTGGTATAGAGACCATCAAAAAGAGGTGAGAGCAGATCTATACAAAGGGCTTGCCGAAGCGGTGCTTAGAGGTGAGACAAGTCCAGCCACTGCTGGGAAGCGAGTTGTTTTGCCATCAAAATTTGTTGGAGGGGCACGCTACATGATTCAGAACTATCAAGATGCCATGGCAATTTGTGGCTGGGTCGGTTACCCCGATTTGTTTATCACATTTACGTGTAACCACAAATGGCCGGAGTTACTTGAATTTCTTAAGAAACATAATCTTAAACCTGAAGATCGTCCTGATTTGGTGAGCCgtcttttcaaaataaagttAGATCATCTCATCAAGGAGATAAAGAAGGGGAAAATTTTCGGCAAAGTTAAAGCAG ttatatatattattgagttcCAAAAGCGCGGACTGCCACATGCTCATATTTTAGTGTTCTTGCGTGCTGAGTTTCGATGTCTTCATCCTAATCAAATCGACAAAATTATATCAGCTGAAATTCCTGATAAGAATCGTGACCCCAAGCTATACGAAATAGTTGCGTCGCTTATGATACATGGTCCTTGCGGTCCGCAAAACAAGAGTTCACCATGtatattgattaaaaaatgcaccaaatacTTTCCTAAAAAGTTCGTCGACAACACTGTCATTGATTCTGATGGTTACCCAGTATATAGAAGAAGAGATAATGGtgtgtttataaaaaaaaaaggtgaatcATTTGTCGACAATAGATGGGTTGTACCTTACAACCGTAAACTAATGTTGAAGTATAACGCCCACATCAATGTCGAATGGTGCAACCAGTCTCGGtcaatcaaatatttgtttaagtaTGTAAACAAGGGTCATGACCGGGTCACCGCAACATTCTACCAAGGCGGAGATGCATGTTACGACGAAATCAAAATGTATTATGATTGTAGATATCTCTCTGCATGTGAAGCGGTTTGGAGGATTTTTTCATTTGATATCAATTATAGAGAGCCATCTGTGGAGCGACTTAATTTCCATCTTGAAGGTGAAGAACCTGTTGTGTTTGAGGATCATGAAGACATAGCAGATGTCATAAAGAAACCCCATATCCGTGACACTAAGTTCATAGCATGGTTTGAGGCAAACCAGAAATATCCTGAAGCAAGGGACCTAACTTACGGTGAGTTTCCATTGAAATTTACTTGGAAGGCATCGCAGCGTAAATGGACACCGCGACAGAGGGGTCTTTCAATTGGTAGGATTCATTTCGTGGCTCCTGGTTGTGGTGAAAAATTCTATCTCAGGACCTTGCTTAACTATGTAAAAGGTCCTCTTTGCTATGACGACATTTACACAGTTGGTGGAGTAAAGTATAATTCGTTTAAGGAGGCCTGCTTTGCGTTGGGTTTATTAGACGATGATAAAGAGTTTGTAGACGCCATTAACCAAGCTTCTTTCTGGGGAACTGCCAGTTATATGCGCCGTTTGTTTGTGCAATTATTGGTAACAAACCAATTTGCTCAACCTGAAGTCGTATGGAGCAAGACTTGGCAGAACTTGAGTGATGATATGCTACATCGACAAAGAAGGGCGTCCCAG gttatttttgaaaatcatGCAG ATCTGGTGCTGGATGATGACCAGCTGAAGAATTACACACTAGCGGAAATTGATAGACTGTTACGCAGTCACGGAAAGAGTATGAAGGAAGACTACCCAACCATGCCTCGAACAGATATCTCCCTTATACATGAGTCACGAAATAGATTGATATATGACGAACTGAACTACAACCAGCAGTTGCTTGAGATTGAACATAAAAAACTAATGTCTACAATGACAGCTGAGCAAAAAAATGTTTACGAGAAAATCATTAGTAGGGTGGATGATAACCTTCCtggtattttctttctttacgGATACGGTGGGACAGGCAAGACGTTCATCTTGAGGGCGTTGTCATCTGCGGTACGCTCGAGGAAGGAAATTGTATTAACAGTTGCGTCAAGCGGAATTGCAGCTTTACTTATACCTGGTGGGAGAACCGCACATTCAAGGTTCGGTATACCTATTATCGTAGATGAAATATCAACATGTGGAATACATCCTAAGAGCCCTTTAGCTAAATTGGTTTGTAAGGCAAAACTGATTATATGGGATGAAGCACCTATGATGCATAAACACTGTTTTGAAGCACTAGATCGCAGCTTGAGGGATATCCTTCGTGTTCAAAACAATGGCCGAACAGCATCCCTTTTGGTGGAAAGGTTGTGGTACTTGGTGGTGACTTCAGACAAATCCTTCCCGTCATACCTAAAGCTAATAGACAAGAGATTGTAA
- the LOC11439917 gene encoding probable prolyl 4-hydroxylase 3 — protein MAKGKHTHPRSQVKKLSTLILLTLFMLTLVIIVLLALGILYLPNTTDDSLITDRRKIYESLAEKKEQWTEILSWEPRAFVYHNFLSKEECEHLINLAKPFLAKSSVVDSKTGKSTESRVRTSSGMFLKRGKDKIIQNIERRIADFTFIPVENGEGLQVLHYGVGEKYEPHYDYFLDEFNTKNGGQRVATVLMYLSDVEEGGETVFPAAKANFSSVPWWNDLSECARKGLSLKPKMGDALLFWSMRPDATLDASSLHGGCPVIVGNKWSSTKWMHLEEYKV, from the exons ATGGCGAAAGGAAAGCATACGCATCCACGTTCACAGGTGAAGAAATTATCGACGTTGATTTTGTTGACTTTGTTCATGCTCACACTTGTCATCATAGTGCTTCTTGCGCTCGGAATACTTTATCTTCCTAATACAACCGATGATTCTTTAATCACAGATCGCCGCAAAATCTATGAAAG TCTGGCGGAAAAGAAGGAGCAGTGGACTGAAATTCTTTCATGGGAGCCAAGAGCTTTCGTCTATCACAattttttg TCCAAAGAAGAATGTGAGCATTTGATCAATCTGGCCAAGCCTTTCTTGGCAAAATCAAGTGTCGTCGATAGCAAGACTGGAAAGAGTACAGAAAGCAG GGTTCGAACTAGTTCAGGAATGTTTCTGAAGAGAGGAAAGGACAAAATTATCCAGAATATTGAAAGGAGAATTGCTGATTTTACCTTCATACCAGTAG AGAATGGAGAGGGACTTCAGGTTCTTCACTATGGAGTTGGGGAAAAATATGAGCCTCATTATGATTACTTCCTTGATGAGTTCAACACTAAGAATGGAGGCCAACGAGTTGCAACAGTTCTTATGTATCT GTCTGACGTTGAAGAAGGAGGTGAGACCGTATTTCCTGCTGCTAAGGCGAACTTTAGTTCTGTGCCATGGTGGAATGATTTATCTGAATGTGCTAGAAAGGGTCTATCACTGAAACCAAAAATGGGTGATGCTCTGCTGTTTTGGAGCATGAGGCCAGATGCCACACTAGATGCATCCAGTTTACACG GCGGTTGCCCCGTAATTGTAGGAAATAAATGGTCTTCAACAAAGTGGATGCATCTTGAGGAGTACAAAGTTTAA